The DNA segment aatatttaaatccaCCTAGACACTAGGTACCAAATACACTAAACCATAACCACACCAGTAATGATGCCCTCTAATGGGGAGCACTGGTATCTGAGGATGAATCCCTTCTTCCCTGGTGGAAGTGAAAAAGTATCAAGGATTTTCAGAGAGCTGCTGAAATTTGATGAAGGCTGTGTTCAACTTGTTGACTGCCACTCTTggtaaataataaacaatatagGCAGATGTCTCTGAAAAGACTTCTCCAACTTAGGTTTTCCAAGGCCAGtagcttaattttttattttgttttcctgttttaacTACAAACCAAAGCTAAAGAAATGATACAGTGGTCTCATATTCAAGAATCTGataaattttctacagaaaatataaGTTGTAAAAGGAATGGAGAGTTCTTTAAGCAGCCTCAGAGAAATTATTACCTTGCGTCAAATTCAAAACGGATTGTCAACTACGTCATAATTTTCTGGAAAAGGCTGTTTAAATAACAATACTTCAGTGTTGCTTTGCATTTACACTGCCAGAATTATACCAGGCATCTAAGGCCAGCCCTTGTGGGACACAGTGTCCTTGGCAAGATCTTTAGaaaaagccagaaaacaaaaacagaaagcaaaacttGAAAGGAGAGACTCTAcggagaagaaaaatgagaggagagaaaaacGATGCCAAAATATTTAATGTCAAATGCCaatactaatatttatttaaatttaactgttTTCAAATGAATAAGTTGcatcatttattattaatattattgcatcatatattattattatttgcttaaaaattgccatgaatgaattttaaaaggtagGAAACCATAGGAGATTAATTTTAACGGGAGGAATGATATCTTACTTCTTTGGTTATATAGATGAATTTAATTTGTTTCGGAgattttaagaagaaatttaCTTTCAACTCTCTACCATAAATGCATATTAACCTAggaggtcatttttttttttttttttcggtcgTGAAAATTTAGTTCTTGCACCAATCAAATCCTTTATGTCTAAAATTTAGACTAAACACTGATTAAGATGCAAACTCCAGTCACATGCACCCTATGTAGTCTAAGACTATTCACTCACCTATGGATCTGACAAGTGCTCAGGGCTGTGTCTCCACCTCTCACCACATCGGGGATGTTTTTGTCATTCGAATGCTCTTCTACTTCCTCTAGGAGGCTGCTTTTGGAAAGGAAGGGTTCAGGTTCCCCAGCACAGGcttctctctgatctgtttcAATCTGAATCAAAGGCACTTCCCTCGAGCAAAGTGATTGCCTTTTGTGGTTTATTGGTACAGGGTCCTGGCCCGAGGAAGTTTCTTTTTTAGAATCTAAAGGGCTGTGGTTTGTAAGAGAAGCAGTTTTGCTCAAAGATGACACTGGGGGCTGTTTACATTCGGTAACAGAGTCTTTCCTCGGGCAATCGAGAGACTCTTGAACAAGCAGAGTTGGCCCACTGCACATCCTGCTCGCTGCTAATCTATTTGCACACTTCTCTGCTTGCGAGGGAGAGCCACCAGAAACAGACTCAGTGTCAGCTTCCCCCACATCCTCCAGAATGATTTTGTTCTTGCGCATGAGAGCCTCAATGGAGCTAGCCCACGTTTCATGAATTAACATGTTCGTGATGTGGTCAGTCCCACCTCTCCGATACAAGCAAGAGTCAGATTTGCAGAGACCGGATGAGGACGCGCTACTGACCGGCTGCACGCTTAGGAAATCTTGTGGGCAGTTCTGAGCAAAGCCATCTAAAGAGTTGGCTTTGATGGGCATATTCACTGTCAGCCTGGAGCACAGGGATCTGCTGTCTGGCATGGACGACTGTCTGTGGCATACTGGGGATCGCAGAGAAGGAGACAGCAGGCCGGCTGTCCAACCCTGGCTGCTCCGTCTGGAGGAGGCGCTTTCTCTGCTGTCTCTTTCGATGTCCCTCAGCATGTACCTGTAGAACTCCTCAGTGATGCTCTCTGTGCTGGACTGCTTGGAGGGACAGCTAGGCCTCACACTGAGGTGGTCACTTTTCCGGCACGCCTGTTGCATGGCTGAGCTCAGAATGCTGCTGGCGTTCTTGCCAGCATAGTAatccagcagtaactcaaatccTCTCCCCTCATTTTCCATCTGGTTCACCATGAACCTGGAAAACTCATCGGTGATGCTCTCACAGCTCGACTGCTTGGAGACAGAGCTGGCCCTGCTGACCGGCTGGCTCAGCGTGCTCACTAAGCCCAGGCTGTTGACATAGGCCCTGGTCTCGGAGTCTTCCTCAGGAATGCTTTCGCAGCTGGAGGTCTTCAGCCGGCTCCACCTGTCGCCACTCAGTAACCGATTCCGGGGATAGCCCTGCGCCTGCCACATGCCTTCCACCATAGAGAACTCTGTTAGGTTCATGATCTTGGCTGCCACTTCATTGGCAAAAAGATTGACAGAATCTGGGACATCTTCAAGGTTCATGGACTCATCCACAACCCTGTTCATCAGCTTTTCTTTAAGCTCAGGGTGCTCGTCCGTCTTCCTCTTGATCTCACTGAGCCGGGGCGGCTTGTGTTTCCTCAGAGCGGCCCCGCTCCCCTggccctctttcttcctcttcaaggATCGGCAGGGTACGTTGGGTGTCATCAGAAACTCATTCCCTCTTTTCCATGCACAAAACCAGGGTTGTTTTCCACTGGAGTTTTCAAGGCAAATCGCTGCAATTTCAGTTGCCATGGAGACGACCGTGTCTGCTAATTCTTCCGCAAAGTCTGTAACGCAGTAGATGTCTGGATGCTTTGTTTGAAGCGTGGATTGAGCAGGAAGCAGCAAGTCATCCCCTAACAAGGACAGGTTGACTTGAATTTCGTTGATGCGAGATGTGGCACAGTTGTACTTTTCTTGGGTGTTTGGGTGGATActgtcctcagcctcctgggaacCACTTCTGGACTGGCCGACCCTCGGGGACCTTTGTCCTTCGGAAGAGGCTCTGCATTCATTCTCACTGTGATGAGGGCTTTTGGTATCCTCTCCTGCTGTTCCTTTCAGATATATTTCCTTGGAGTATGTTGTAGCAGTCGAAGAATTGGGCACTCTGTGACTACGTGATAATTCTGACTGCAGTGTGGGGTTCTTGAAGAGGCCTGGCCTCACTCCACCCTTGTCTTGTTTTGAATACATGCCATCCACAAGATTGTTGATGACAAGACTCGTGTTGTGTGAATTGCTAAGTGGAGAGCTGCTGGAGGATTCAGTGGCTTTTGTCCAAGCTTGACTAGCACCCGGATCAGATGGCTGGCAGTCTGGTTCTGTCTCCCTCCTTCTGATGGTCTCCTTAGAAAGGACAGCAGGACATTCACCAAGCCGTACAATATGACTCATCTTCTTAAACGTGAAGCATATCACATCTAAAAGCAGTTGACTTGTACTTTCCATTAAGGTGTCTAGAATTTCAGATGAATGCCTGTTGTCATTGGGGTCGATTATCATATTTTTGTGGTGAACTTCGTCAATGGAGTGCCTCAGGATAACATTGGACAGGGTATGTGCCAGTTCATTCCTGAGGACATTTTCTGAGCACAGGGTCTGAGACTTTGAAGCAGTTTCCATGATTCTCCTGTTCATGGAGTCCAGAAAGTCTCCAATGCTGCTGTAGGTATCAGGCCTTGTTAAAACCAGAGCAGCCTCCTTGAGCAATCCCTCAGCAATGGCTTCCTTGCCAAGCTCCATGCTTGCTAAACTACAAAGTGGGGGCATGGCTTCAGAAGCCTCAGCTGCAGGCGAGAGGCCACCACTTGGAGCCACTGAGCACGTCACCTCTTCTCTTTCACCCAGACCACAGACAGCCACGGCACTGACCACCTGAGTCATGCCACACAAAGCAGATGGAAAGGAGTACTCATTGATGGAAGGTTCCTTGAGTCCTTGGGGTGCTTGAGTTTGCAGCGCACCACTGCCCCCTAGGGGAAAGTTTGAGTCCACTTGCTCCATTTTGAGTCTTTCTGTGGCCTGTGGACTGGAAATGGTTCCAATCACAGTGGCTGCACAAGCTAACGCCACTTCTAGAGCACTCTGGGGTTGTCTGCTGGAGTTCTCTCCAGAGAGGATGCTTGAGGTTTCAACAGAGACTTCCATCTCAGGCCATGAGGAGATGCCTGGCTGTGGGGTAGCATCACTGCCATCTGGACTCTGAACAACGACGATTTTGGGGAGCTCATTCCATGACCGAGAAACCACTGTATCTTTTGTGGAATAGCAACTGGGAAGCAGAGAACTTCCTACAGAAACACTGACTGCAGATTCCTGGGGTAATGTGGGCTGAGACTGAGATAATCTAATAAATGCATCCTGCAGCACGGATTCTGCTAAATTTGTAGCATACTTGCCAGCGGTGACTTCTCCATCTTGTATAGGAGGGAGAGCGTTTCTTGTGTCTTCATGATCTCCTGGGTTTAGGTTGCTTCTCTGCTCTGCCACAGCACATGCAGAAGGTACATCTTTATCCATCATGGAGAAATAAGCATCTTTTGGAATATACAGTGCCTGTGATTTTTCCATTTCACCTTTAAAAGcttctgaataataataatgtgtggCTTGTCTCTCATTCCCCACAGCTTCACTTTTCCACTGTGATGGCTTGGCTGAGGGATCTAGACTCTGCAAGGCTGTGTTCTTTGTTAGGTTTTCTGGAGATCGTTCTGTTTTAATCAATGGTGTGGGATATTTGTTGATGTATTTGTCTTCCAAAGCATAAAGCCACTTTTCCTTGTTGTAATTCCATTCCTCCTGGGTGGCTCCCTTTAGCTGTTTACTTTCCAAAACATTGGCTGagacatttatattttcataacctAGTGAGGAGAAAATGAGGGGCACTATTACTTTTTGGATAGCAGGTTACCATAAGTCTTAAGTAATAattactttctaaaaataaagcatcaataaagacacatgcacacgtatgtttactgcggcactattcacaatagcaaagacttggaaccaacccaaatgtccatcaatgatagactggattaagaaaatgtggcacatatacactatggaatactatgcagccataaaaaaggatgagttcatgtcatttgtagggacatggatgaagctggaaaccattattctcagcaaactatcacaaggacagaaaaccaaacaccgcatgttctcactcataggtgggaattgaacaatgagaacacttggatgcagggtggggaacattacacaccagggcctgttgtggggcggggggagtggggagggatagcattaggagatatacctaatgtaaatgacaagttaatgggtgcagcacaccaacatggcacatgtatacatatgtaacaaacctgcacgttgtgcacatgtagcctagaacttaaagtataataaaaaaataaaaaataaataaataaaaataaagcatcaacttttttcccccttcaagAATAACAGTTTGAATGGTTTTCCTCAAGAAAAATGAATCTGAAAAGGCTTTCAAATTTCATGATAAAATGCCACCCAACAAAATGGCTTTCCATATGGGATACAAATGCAAGTAGGAGGTGTTTGAGGGCTGAGGGCTGCCACCATTTTTCAGGGGAAAGCAACCCAGATAGTTGGATCTTAGAGCTTCCCATTGGGTacagaaggagaagggaggatgTTTACAGCAACCTCAGTAGTGGGACTTGTTGGAAAGATTTGTTCTAAAGTTTGCATGAGACTTGTCCCAGGGACAGTGGCAACAACATCTGGGGTACCCTTCCTCTGTGGCTAAAAGTGGGGAGGAGGAACGCATTGTTCATTGAGCTCTGTGAATGGGTCAACAGGAAGAGCTGAAGAAAGGGGTACTAAGCACTTTCCTGGATTATCTCTTTCTGTCTTCACAAAAATCATTAGCTATAGGCATGATCGTACTCCCAAATTAGACAAAGCAACTAGGCTAGGAAACATTAGATAACTGGCGCCAGATCTCACAGCCTCAATCTGGCagtgctgggattcaaatccaggctggTCCAACTTGGCTTCAACTAATATATGGCTTTTATGGAAGTCTTAGGGAAGTTAACTTTCCTCCCAGTGATAGCCTCCATCTCTTGGCAGGCAGGAGGAGTTTCCTTTAAAGTACACAAATTCCCTTCACTATCCCTAAGGCATCTTTTGGGAGTCTGGATCCATCCAACCATTAAGTCTGCCACGTGCGTTTGTCAGTATCTTCACCAGCGTTCTCgtatcctccttccttccttccttacaaTTCAGCAAGTAAAGATTGTGATGTGTCAGCCAAACTGATGTGGCCTGGAACTTTTTTGAAATCTCGCCCAGACATTTTTATATGGGGACTAATTTCAGGAGGCACTAATTGGAAAGTTCTCACCGTTCCTAGATTCGTCCACCTCGCTTTCCTCCTCCAAGTGCTCAGAAGCGGTGAGAAAGTCTTCCTCGATTGAGGATAAGGAACAGTTCGTGTCATCCTCCAGTTTCAAGATGTTTGTTTCCAGGTGGAGCTGTCGCTCCTGCACCAGTTCCAGACCGATCAGAAATTTGTTGATTTCAAAGATGATGCAATTGGTACTGTTTGGTCTGTTCCCTCTTGCACATTGGACCAAGCAGATATCTGGCAGCCAAGGGCACTaaaagtggagagaaaagaaggcatttattcaaaagggaaaataaaagactATTGCCTCTGACCTTTCCTTTTTCACCAAGCTCTCCTGTTAATAGGAGTGGGgacctttaaaatatttgaaaggtcTTCTGGGATTATATTAATAAACTACTCGAAAAAAATTCAAGTGATGTTTGGGAACACAAAGTACCTAGGAAAAAGCCTGACTTAGGGGAAAATAGATCGGCTGTATCACATATTTTAGTTTCCCTTGGTTAAAGCAAAAATTCAACTGGGCAAAGTTAAACAGGCAAAGAAGATTTTTATTCGAGGCTATTAAAGTAGGGAAGAGAGGCCAGAATTAAGTTGGACCACAACTCCACTGAAACAAAAGGCAATAGGGTTTTTAAGGGCTAGAGTGACGGGGGAGATCATAGGTCATCTGTGTTTGATAATTGGCTTTACCAAAGAAACAGTAAACTTTCTTGTATCTTTATGACAGGAGGTAGTTTTACAACCTGGAGCAAGATGTCCACTGAAGTTAGGTTCTTACGCTCCCATAAAGACTGGGGACTTTAAGGGAACTATCTTccttgatgattacatttcaaagagacagctcccaggtccttgagaaagacatttctgGGTATAAAGCTGGCAAGAGGCTTTTACAAAAGGATTTACATCTcaaaaaggcagaggaggaatttacaattataaattttctagattaaatgctctaagaaaagggaAGTCAGGGTCTAGAGTCAGGAAGGAGCGTGTCTAAATTTTGGTCAAGCTGAAGGGAATGTCAGTGCTGTCTTGGTTACCTCTCTTGATTAAATTGAGTCCCAGTTTCTCAGACCAGTATCTTTCTCTGCCTTGAAGATACTCAGTAAAACCTCTACTAGTACTTCAGATGTACAGTAAGTGTTCTATCAACTAGTTAGATTCTATAATTTGTATTGCTTATCTGAAGAAGCAGTCAacatgaaattaaatgaaatccaTAGGAAGTGAACTAATTATCTCTAAAAGACCAGCGTATGGGAAAAACAGTGATAAAGAGGCCCAAATTATAGAATCATGTACTAATTAGACCTGTTAATTCTGTTCAGTTCTAGGGTTACAAACCATATCCTCATTTTCCACTACACATTGTCACTATTCatattatttattgctcattggAATAGTAATAAAAGGTTCTAATAATTCTAGGAGAGatgattataaaatgaaaaattcaatcCTTCTCCAAGGGGTTTAGGA comes from the Symphalangus syndactylus isolate Jambi chromosome 8, NHGRI_mSymSyn1-v2.1_pri, whole genome shotgun sequence genome and includes:
- the SPHKAP gene encoding A-kinase anchor protein SPHKAP isoform X3, which encodes MDGNSLLSVPSNLESSRMYDVLEPQQGRGCGSSGSGPGNSITACKKVLRSNSLLESTDYWLQNQRMPCQIGFVEDKSENCASVCFVNLDVNKDECSTEHLQQKLVNISPDLPKLISSMNVQQPKENEIVVLSGLASGNLQADFEVSQCPWLPDICLVQCARGNRPNSTNCIIFEINKFLIGLELVQERQLHLETNILKLEDDTNCSLSSIEEDFLTASEHLEEESEVDESRNGYENINVSANVLESKQLKGATQEEWNYNKEKWLYALEDKYINKYPTPLIKTERSPENLTKNTALQSLDPSAKPSQWKSEAVGNERQATHYYYSEAFKGEMEKSQALYIPKDAYFSMMDKDVPSACAVAEQRSNLNPGDHEDTRNALPPIQDGEVTAGKYATNLAESVLQDAFIRLSQSQPTLPQESAVSVSVGSSLLPSCYSTKDTVVSRSWNELPKIVVVQSPDGSDATPQPGISSWPEMEVSVETSSILSGENSSRQPQSALEVALACAATVIGTISSPQATERLKMEQVDSNFPLGGSGALQTQAPQGLKEPSINEYSFPSALCGMTQVVSAVAVCGLGEREEVTCSVAPSGGLSPAAEASEAMPPLCSLASMELGKEAIAEGLLKEAALVLTRPDTYSSIGDFLDSMNRRIMETASKSQTLCSENVLRNELAHTLSNVILRHSIDEVHHKNMIIDPNDNRHSSEILDTLMESTSQLLLDVICFTFKKMSHIVRLGECPAVLSKETIRRRETEPDCQPSDPGASQAWTKATESSSSSPLSNSHNTSLVINNLVDGMYSKQDKGGVRPGLFKNPTLQSELSRSHRVPNSSTATTYSKEIYLKGTAGEDTKSPHHSENECRASSEGQRSPRVGQSRSGSQEAEDSIHPNTQEKYNCATSRINEIQVNLSLLGDDLLLPAQSTLQTKHPDIYCVTDFAEELADTVVSMATEIAAICLENSSGKQPWFCAWKRGNEFLMTPNVPCRSLKRKKEGQGSGAALRKHKPPRLSEIKRKTDEHPELKEKLMNRVVDESMNLEDVPDSVNLFANEVAAKIMNLTEFSMVEGMWQAQGYPRNRLLSGDRWSRLKTSSCESIPEEDSETRAYVNSLGLVSTLSQPVSRASSVSKQSSCESITDEFSRFMVNQMENEGRGFELLLDYYAGKNASSILSSAMQQACRKSDHLSVRPSCPSKQSSTESITEEFYRYMLRDIERDSRESASSRRSSQGWTAGLLSPSLRSPVCHRQSSMPDSRSLCSRLTVNMPIKANSLDGFAQNCPQDFLSVQPVSSASSSGLCKSDSCLYRRGGTDHITNMLIHETWASSIEALMRKNKIILEDVGEADTESVSGGSPSQAEKCANRLAASRMCSGPTLLVQESLDCPRKDSVTECKQPPVSSLSKTASLTNHSPLDSKKETSSGQDPVPINHKRQSLCSREVPLIQIETDQREACAGEPEPFLSKSSLLEEVEEHSNDKNIPDVVRGGDTALSTCQIHSDGLDARDVPEAEASAEARAPDESPNPPSSSEESTGSWTQLANEEDNPDDTSSFLQLSERSMSNGNSSATSSLGIMDLDIYQESMPSSPMINELVEEKEILKGQSESIEAPASGLPMGTASPQRSLLVINFDLEPECPDAELRATLQWIAASELGIPTIYFKKSQENRIEKFLDVVRLVHQKSWKVGDIFHAVVQYCKMHEEQKDGRLSLFDWLLELG
- the SPHKAP gene encoding A-kinase anchor protein SPHKAP isoform X2; this encodes MATPCSRYQAMWVVEPNSPTCLSAALPTRRHSQESSNLESSRMYDVLEPQQGRGCGSSGSGPGNSITACKKVLRSNSLLESTDYWLQNQRMPCQIGFVEDKSENCASVCFVNLDVNKDECSTEHLQQKLVNISPDLPKLISSMNVQQPKENEIVVLSGLASGNLQADFEVSQCPWLPDICLVQCARGNRPNSTNCIIFEINKFLIGLELVQERQLHLETNILKLEDDTNCSLSSIEEDFLTASEHLEEESEVDESRNGYENINVSANVLESKQLKGATQEEWNYNKEKWLYALEDKYINKYPTPLIKTERSPENLTKNTALQSLDPSAKPSQWKSEAVGNERQATHYYYSEAFKGEMEKSQALYIPKDAYFSMMDKDVPSACAVAEQRSNLNPGDHEDTRNALPPIQDGEVTAGKYATNLAESVLQDAFIRLSQSQPTLPQESAVSVSVGSSLLPSCYSTKDTVVSRSWNELPKIVVVQSPDGSDATPQPGISSWPEMEVSVETSSILSGENSSRQPQSALEVALACAATVIGTISSPQATERLKMEQVDSNFPLGGSGALQTQAPQGLKEPSINEYSFPSALCGMTQVVSAVAVCGLGEREEVTCSVAPSGGLSPAAEASEAMPPLCSLASMELGKEAIAEGLLKEAALVLTRPDTYSSIGDFLDSMNRRIMETASKSQTLCSENVLRNELAHTLSNVILRHSIDEVHHKNMIIDPNDNRHSSEILDTLMESTSQLLLDVICFTFKKMSHIVRLGECPAVLSKETIRRRETEPDCQPSDPGASQAWTKATESSSSSPLSNSHNTSLVINNLVDGMYSKQDKGGVRPGLFKNPTLQSELSRSHRVPNSSTATTYSKEIYLKGTAGEDTKSPHHSENECRASSEGQRSPRVGQSRSGSQEAEDSIHPNTQEKYNCATSRINEIQVNLSLLGDDLLLPAQSTLQTKHPDIYCVTDFAEELADTVVSMATEIAAICLENSSGKQPWFCAWKRGNEFLMTPNVPCRSLKRKKEGQGSGAALRKHKPPRLSEIKRKTDEHPELKEKLMNRVVDESMNLEDVPDSVNLFANEVAAKIMNLTEFSMVEGMWQAQGYPRNRLLSGDRWSRLKTSSCESIPEEDSETRAYVNSLGLVSTLSQPVSRASSVSKQSSCESITDEFSRFMVNQMENEGRGFELLLDYYAGKNASSILSSAMQQACRKSDHLSVRPSCPSKQSSTESITEEFYRYMLRDIERDSRESASSRRSSQGWTAGLLSPSLRSPVCHRQSSMPDSRSLCSRLTVNMPIKANSLDGFAQNCPQDFLSVQPVSSASSSGLCKSDSCLYRRGGTDHITNMLIHETWASSIEALMRKNKIILEDVGEADTESVSGGSPSQAEKCANRLAASRMCSGPTLLVQESLDCPRKDSVTECKQPPVSSLSKTASLTNHSPLDSKKETSSGQDPVPINHKRQSLCSREVPLIQIETDQREACAGEPEPFLSKSSLLEEVEEHSNDKNIPDVVRGGDTALSTCQIHSDGLDARDVPEAEASAEARAPDESPNPPSSSEESTGSWTQLANEEDNPDDTSSFLQLSERSMRCNTGWVYTSELVEEKEILKGQSESIEAPASGLPMGTASPQRSLLVINFDLEPECPDAELRATLQWIAASELGIPTIYFKKSQENRIEKFLDVVRLVHQKSWKVGDIFHAVVQYCKMHEEQKDGRLSLFDWLLELG
- the SPHKAP gene encoding A-kinase anchor protein SPHKAP isoform X1; the encoded protein is MATPCSRYQAMWVVEPNSPTCLSAALPTRRHSQESSNLESSRMYDVLEPQQGRGCGSSGSGPGNSITACKKVLRSNSLLESTDYWLQNQRMPCQIGFVEDKSENCASVCFVNLDVNKDECSTEHLQQKLVNISPDLPKLISSMNVQQPKENEIVVLSGLASGNLQADFEVSQCPWLPDICLVQCARGNRPNSTNCIIFEINKFLIGLELVQERQLHLETNILKLEDDTNCSLSSIEEDFLTASEHLEEESEVDESRNGYENINVSANVLESKQLKGATQEEWNYNKEKWLYALEDKYINKYPTPLIKTERSPENLTKNTALQSLDPSAKPSQWKSEAVGNERQATHYYYSEAFKGEMEKSQALYIPKDAYFSMMDKDVPSACAVAEQRSNLNPGDHEDTRNALPPIQDGEVTAGKYATNLAESVLQDAFIRLSQSQPTLPQESAVSVSVGSSLLPSCYSTKDTVVSRSWNELPKIVVVQSPDGSDATPQPGISSWPEMEVSVETSSILSGENSSRQPQSALEVALACAATVIGTISSPQATERLKMEQVDSNFPLGGSGALQTQAPQGLKEPSINEYSFPSALCGMTQVVSAVAVCGLGEREEVTCSVAPSGGLSPAAEASEAMPPLCSLASMELGKEAIAEGLLKEAALVLTRPDTYSSIGDFLDSMNRRIMETASKSQTLCSENVLRNELAHTLSNVILRHSIDEVHHKNMIIDPNDNRHSSEILDTLMESTSQLLLDVICFTFKKMSHIVRLGECPAVLSKETIRRRETEPDCQPSDPGASQAWTKATESSSSSPLSNSHNTSLVINNLVDGMYSKQDKGGVRPGLFKNPTLQSELSRSHRVPNSSTATTYSKEIYLKGTAGEDTKSPHHSENECRASSEGQRSPRVGQSRSGSQEAEDSIHPNTQEKYNCATSRINEIQVNLSLLGDDLLLPAQSTLQTKHPDIYCVTDFAEELADTVVSMATEIAAICLENSSGKQPWFCAWKRGNEFLMTPNVPCRSLKRKKEGQGSGAALRKHKPPRLSEIKRKTDEHPELKEKLMNRVVDESMNLEDVPDSVNLFANEVAAKIMNLTEFSMVEGMWQAQGYPRNRLLSGDRWSRLKTSSCESIPEEDSETRAYVNSLGLVSTLSQPVSRASSVSKQSSCESITDEFSRFMVNQMENEGRGFELLLDYYAGKNASSILSSAMQQACRKSDHLSVRPSCPSKQSSTESITEEFYRYMLRDIERDSRESASSRRSSQGWTAGLLSPSLRSPVCHRQSSMPDSRSLCSRLTVNMPIKANSLDGFAQNCPQDFLSVQPVSSASSSGLCKSDSCLYRRGGTDHITNMLIHETWASSIEALMRKNKIILEDVGEADTESVSGGSPSQAEKCANRLAASRMCSGPTLLVQESLDCPRKDSVTECKQPPVSSLSKTASLTNHSPLDSKKETSSGQDPVPINHKRQSLCSREVPLIQIETDQREACAGEPEPFLSKSSLLEEVEEHSNDKNIPDVVRGGDTALSTCQIHSDGLDARDVPEAEASAEARAPDESPNPPSSSEESTGSWTQLANEEDNPDDTSSFLQLSERSMSNGNSSATSSLGIMDLDIYQESMPSSPMINELVEEKEILKGQSESIEAPASGLPMGTASPQRSLLVINFDLEPECPDAELRATLQWIAASELGIPTIYFKKSQENRIEKFLDVVRLVHQKSWKVGDIFHAVVQYCKMHEEQKDGRLSLFDWLLELG
- the SPHKAP gene encoding A-kinase anchor protein SPHKAP isoform X5, translating into MDGNSLLSVPSNLESSRMYDVLEPQQGRGCGSSGSGPGNSITACKKVLRSNSLLESTDYWLQNQRMPCQIGFVEDKSENCASVCFVNLDVNKDECSTEHLQQKLVNISPDLPKLISSMNVQQPKENEIVVLSGLASGNLQADFEVSQCPWLPDICLVQCARGNRPNSTNCIIFEINKFLIGLELVQERQLHLETNILKLEDDTNCSLSSIEEDFLTASEHLEEESEVDESRNGYENINVSANVLESKQLKGATQEEWNYNKEKWLYALEDKYINKYPTPLIKTERSPENLTKNTALQSLDPSAKPSQWKSEAVGNERQATHYYYSEAFKGEMEKSQALYIPKDAYFSMMDKDVPSACAVAEQRSNLNPGDHEDTRNALPPIQDGEVTAGKYATNLAESVLQDAFIRLSQSQPTLPQESAVSVSVGSSLLPSCYSTKDTVVSRSWNELPKIVVVQSPDGSDATPQPGISSWPEMEVSVETSSILSGENSSRQPQSALEVALACAATVIGTISSPQATERLKMEQVDSNFPLGGSGALQTQAPQGLKEPSINEYSFPSALCGMTQVVSAVAVCGLGEREEVTCSVAPSGGLSPAAEASEAMPPLCSLASMELGKEAIAEGLLKEAALVLTRPDTYSSIGDFLDSMNRRIMETASKSQTLCSENVLRNELAHTLSNVILRHSIDEVHHKNMIIDPNDNRHSSEILDTLMESTSQLLLDVICFTFKKMSHIVRLGECPAVLSKETIRRRETEPDCQPSDPGASQAWTKATESSSSSPLSNSHNTSLVINNLVDGMYSKQDKGGVRPGLFKNPTLQSELSRSHRVPNSSTATTYSKEIYLKGTAGEDTKSPHHSENECRASSEGQRSPRVGQSRSGSQEAEDSIHPNTQEKYNCATSRINEIQVNLSLLGDDLLLPAQSTLQTKHPDIYCVTDFAEELADTVVSMATEIAAICLENSSGKQPWFCAWKRGNEFLMTPNVPCRSLKRKKEGQGSGAALRKHKPPRLSEIKRKTDEHPELKEKLMNRVVDESMNLEDVPDSVNLFANEVAAKIMNLTEFSMVEGMWQAQGYPRNRLLSGDRWSRLKTSSCESIPEEDSETRAYVNSLGLVSTLSQPVSRASSVSKQSSCESITDEFSRFMVNQMENEGRGFELLLDYYAGKNASSILSSAMQQACRKSDHLSVRPSCPSKQSSTESITEEFYRYMLRDIERDSRESASSRRSSQGWTAGLLSPSLRSPVCHRQSSMPDSRSLCSRLTVNMPIKANSLDGFAQNCPQDFLSVQPVSSASSSGLCKSDSCLYRRGGTDHITNMLIHETWASSIEALMRKNKIILEDVGEADTESVSGGSPSQAEKCANRLAASRMCSGPTLLVQESLDCPRKDSVTECKQPPVSSLSKTASLTNHSPLDSKKETSSGQDPVPINHKRQSLCSREVPLIQIETDQREACAGEPEPFLSKSSLLEEVEEHSNDKNIPDVVRGGDTALSTCQIHSDGLDARDVPEAEASAEARAPDESPNPPSSSEESTGSWTQLANEEDNPDDTSSFLQLSERSMSELVEEKEILKGQSESIEAPASGLPMGTASPQRSLLVINFDLEPECPDAELRATLQWIAASELGIPTIYFKKSQENRIEKFLDVVRLVHQKSWKVGDIFHAVVQYCKMHEEQKDGRLSLFDWLLELG